One genomic region from Armatimonadota bacterium encodes:
- a CDS encoding glutamate synthase-related protein: protein MPAKYHIHTQPMPPKHKPIGKYGIVDWREDCSACHNCVKRECAYDVYDKERDRLVNALQYVDYLYECKGCLCCVQSCTKGLLTWETNPEYLKLGDEVWTPDIISSTWFQAETGRIPVSGAGYPGPFCGPGFDSILTDMSEIVRPTRDGIHGREYINTQVDIGRKPTALAFNPEGKLALKSPPIVDIPIPAIFGLMPWHKTSPQLLTAILDAAKKLGTYAFVDDSSLFAHDVAIPYVSGEFVPLEARLAVWPDSPDVVRRIEKAKSTNPEMIAIVSLCLNQNAVSRSLELAKAGIDVIHLLADWHGMTVNSDKPKHITHAVREVHLAFVEQGNRDEITLIAGGGIALAEHMAKTIICGADLVSVDVPLMVALECRICKNCQQGLPCPIEIEDVEHDYAVQRIVNLMGAWHNQLLEMMGAMGIREVRRLRGEVGRAMFFDDLERECFEPIFGKRKEL, encoded by the coding sequence ATGCCAGCGAAATATCACATACATACTCAACCAATGCCGCCAAAGCACAAACCAATAGGCAAGTATGGCATTGTTGATTGGCGAGAAGATTGCTCGGCATGCCACAACTGCGTCAAGCGGGAATGCGCATATGATGTGTACGACAAGGAACGCGACCGACTGGTAAATGCCCTTCAATATGTAGATTATTTATACGAATGCAAAGGGTGTCTCTGTTGCGTTCAAAGTTGCACGAAAGGCCTTTTAACTTGGGAGACAAATCCTGAATATCTTAAACTCGGTGACGAGGTATGGACGCCTGATATAATTTCTAGTACGTGGTTCCAAGCCGAAACCGGTCGCATTCCAGTTTCTGGTGCCGGATATCCTGGACCGTTCTGTGGGCCTGGGTTTGACTCGATACTTACCGATATGTCAGAAATTGTCCGCCCTACCCGCGATGGCATTCATGGGCGAGAGTATATTAATACTCAGGTGGATATTGGCAGAAAACCGACGGCATTAGCATTTAATCCCGAAGGAAAACTTGCATTAAAGAGTCCGCCTATTGTAGATATACCAATCCCAGCAATTTTTGGTCTTATGCCTTGGCACAAAACGAGCCCACAACTTCTAACAGCTATTCTCGATGCGGCAAAAAAGCTAGGCACTTATGCTTTCGTTGATGATTCGTCTTTATTTGCGCATGATGTTGCAATTCCTTACGTTTCTGGTGAGTTTGTGCCACTTGAAGCAAGGCTCGCGGTTTGGCCTGATTCGCCCGACGTCGTGAGAAGAATTGAGAAAGCTAAGTCTACAAATCCTGAGATGATTGCTATAGTGTCGCTCTGCCTTAACCAAAATGCGGTATCTCGATCACTTGAGCTAGCGAAGGCTGGTATTGATGTTATTCATCTTTTGGCAGACTGGCATGGCATGACAGTTAATTCGGATAAACCCAAGCACATAACCCATGCAGTGCGTGAAGTTCACTTGGCGTTTGTTGAACAAGGAAACAGGGATGAAATAACGCTTATCGCAGGCGGTGGAATTGCATTAGCGGAGCATATGGCTAAGACAATAATTTGTGGCGCAGATCTCGTGAGCGTAGATGTGCCGCTCATGGTCGCGTTGGAATGCCGAATTTGTAAGAATTGCCAGCAGGGGCTTCCCTGCCCCATCGAAATAGAAGACGTCGAGCATGATTATGCAGTTCAGCGCATCGTCAACCTGATGGGTGCGTGGCACAATCAGCTTCTGGAGATGATGGGCGCAATGGGTATTCGCGAGGTCAGACGGCTTCGCGGTGAGGTTGGCAGAGCAATGTTCTTCGACGACCTAGAGCGCGAGTGCTTCGAACCCATTTTTGGCAAACGGAAGGAACTTTAA
- a CDS encoding glutamate synthase-related protein, producing the protein MAIVVNKNAIQASDADDLGIKMPPSREVKPAPDRFRNTIGKYRVWRSEACIKCGKCIEVCPRGVHVKPAGYADFIKPLDYKCTAEICKSKGSYCVDICPKRALRIELSPMYKALGDYRWTADLILSTWYMAETGRTPDGELNYECGNSGGGFDKIRFKFPKNEQRIDTAEISTAIPLNRRNDGRPSIVIDIPVYGGGMSFGSVSPHVMVAKARAAMAWNTFSCTGEGGYPDRIIPYRDHMITQVATGLFGVREETIRWAPIVEFKYAQGAKPGLGGHLLGDKNTPAVAAMREAVPGTSLFSPFPFHSVYSVEDHKKHVDWIKHVNPRALVSVKVSTPVDVDMVAVGSYHAGAHIIHLDGSYGGTGAAPDIAKKNIAMPIEYAIPKVHRFLVEEGIRDEVTLIASGGIRTAYDMAKAIALGADGVVIGTSEMVAMGCIRCGKCESGKGCARGIATTDPEMVSKMTIDWATQRIVNMLNAWREQLVDVLSRFGMRDVKELRGRWDLLRHEDYITGDE; encoded by the coding sequence GTGGCTATAGTTGTGAATAAAAACGCTATTCAAGCTAGCGACGCCGACGATTTGGGGATTAAGATGCCTCCAAGTCGTGAAGTTAAGCCTGCGCCGGACCGCTTCAGGAATACGATTGGCAAGTATCGTGTGTGGCGAAGCGAGGCATGTATCAAATGCGGCAAGTGTATCGAAGTTTGCCCAAGGGGTGTTCATGTAAAACCTGCGGGCTATGCTGATTTCATCAAACCCTTGGATTATAAATGCACAGCAGAAATATGCAAATCAAAGGGTAGCTATTGTGTAGACATTTGCCCAAAACGTGCCTTGCGCATCGAACTAAGCCCCATGTATAAGGCGCTAGGTGATTATCGTTGGACGGCTGATTTGATTCTAAGCACGTGGTATATGGCGGAAACCGGCCGAACACCAGATGGCGAACTTAACTATGAATGTGGAAATTCGGGCGGCGGCTTCGATAAGATTAGATTTAAGTTCCCTAAAAATGAGCAAAGAATAGACACAGCAGAAATCTCAACCGCTATTCCTTTAAACCGTCGGAATGATGGGCGGCCTTCAATCGTAATTGATATCCCTGTCTATGGCGGTGGTATGTCATTTGGCTCCGTTAGTCCCCATGTGATGGTGGCTAAGGCTCGAGCAGCAATGGCGTGGAATACGTTTAGCTGTACGGGCGAAGGCGGCTATCCGGATAGAATCATTCCGTACCGAGATCACATGATTACTCAGGTGGCGACTGGTTTGTTTGGCGTTCGTGAGGAAACAATTCGATGGGCGCCCATTGTTGAGTTCAAGTATGCCCAGGGCGCGAAGCCTGGGCTTGGTGGGCACCTTTTGGGCGATAAGAATACCCCTGCAGTAGCCGCGATGCGGGAGGCGGTTCCTGGAACTTCTCTCTTCTCGCCGTTTCCTTTCCACAGTGTTTATTCGGTGGAAGACCATAAGAAGCATGTTGATTGGATTAAGCACGTCAATCCACGGGCGCTCGTATCAGTGAAGGTCTCAACGCCAGTTGATGTTGATATGGTGGCCGTTGGATCATACCATGCTGGAGCGCATATCATCCACCTTGATGGAAGCTACGGCGGAACAGGGGCGGCGCCGGATATTGCAAAGAAAAACATTGCGATGCCGATTGAGTACGCAATCCCCAAAGTTCATCGTTTTCTCGTGGAAGAGGGTATTCGCGACGAAGTTACATTAATTGCAAGTGGTGGGATTAGGACGGCTTATGATATGGCAAAAGCAATAGCCCTTGGAGCTGACGGCGTTGTTATAGGCACGTCTGAAATGGTGGCAATGGGTTGCATTCGTTGTGGGAAATGCGAGAGCGGCAAAGGATGTGCCCGCGGAATTGCCACTACAGACCCCGAGATGGTTTCAAAAATGACAATTGATTGGGCAACGCAGCGTATTGTAAACATGCTTAACGCTTGGCGTGAGCAGTTAGTTGACGTTCTCAGCCGCTTTGGTATGCGAGATGTTAAAGAACTTCGAGGTCGATGGGACCTGCTAAGGCACGAAGATTACATAACAGGCGATGAGTAA
- a CDS encoding glutamate synthase yields MSNLAQKIIESRSWMMKDWKPGTLVRAEEEGGCGVTGFACSIPVSGRHIYAPSVQMHNRGNGKGGGIAAVGLDSNQMGVPPEILKNDYCLHIALLEPSALANVEADFITSVFDVHHAETLDHIDDYRDIEGLEIRPPEVRRYFVRPKKDVLKKFADARGLAGVPERELEDEFVYQNTFQLNSKYYASLGDKQAFVLSHGRDMLILKIVGYAEQIVEYYKLHDLRAHVWIAHQRYPTRGRVWHPGGAHPFCGMHEALVHNGDFANYYSVTEYLAQRNIRPLFLTDTEVSIQVFDLWSRVYKYPLEYVIEGLAPTVERDFDMLPKEKQEVYRAIQASHIHGSPDGPWFFIIARNDVQNDAYQLLGITDTAMLRPQVFALQDGEVQIGLICSEKQAIDATLRSLASEDSRFCSFADDYWNARGGSYTDGGAFIFTVKRNGNGGSSLTCTDKFGRPRTVKPGIRPNCKLHVSNCKPAKELPELLAEKSGTALYKAGMAAAPEVGLETLKGICFGISSRTLTDDEREAAINGITLLIDRRYPTGNNKRSTILELLHETLTSVLEGVPSITENGTSRYAKIGWESRFDLRAPAGPEEVLVLNAKGFPPEGNECDARLVVQAYELGWKRFICHGYTGQRFLGCGLGPNSHDVVIDAYGSTGDYLASGLDGATVIVHGNAQDQVAQILKEGKLVIHGDVGQTFMYGAKGGKVFVKGNAAGRPLINAVGRPKAVINGTCLDFLAESFMAGDPLKDGGFVILNGVRFDDEGQIVDLDTPYPGSNLFSLASGGAIYVRDPYRLLDEEQLNGGEFQDLTAADWKLILPYLEENERLFDIPITRLLTVDGELREPEEVYRKVAPMKQKSAGKSAKEELYEDLGE; encoded by the coding sequence ATGAGTAACCTTGCGCAAAAGATAATCGAAAGCCGAAGTTGGATGATGAAAGATTGGAAGCCTGGTACGTTGGTGCGAGCCGAAGAAGAAGGCGGGTGCGGCGTTACCGGCTTTGCGTGTAGTATTCCAGTTAGCGGCAGGCATATCTATGCTCCTTCAGTCCAAATGCATAACCGCGGAAATGGCAAGGGCGGCGGTATTGCGGCTGTGGGGCTTGATTCGAATCAAATGGGAGTGCCACCGGAGATTCTGAAGAACGATTATTGTCTCCACATTGCTCTCCTCGAGCCGTCAGCCCTCGCAAATGTGGAGGCTGACTTTATCACCAGCGTATTCGACGTTCACCATGCCGAGACTCTCGACCATATTGACGACTATCGCGATATCGAGGGGTTGGAAATCCGCCCGCCGGAAGTGAGAAGATATTTCGTACGTCCCAAAAAAGACGTTCTCAAGAAATTCGCGGATGCCCGTGGGCTTGCTGGTGTACCTGAGCGAGAGTTGGAGGATGAATTCGTTTACCAAAACACTTTCCAGCTGAACTCAAAGTATTATGCATCCCTAGGAGATAAGCAAGCTTTCGTGCTTTCACATGGGCGCGATATGCTCATTCTTAAGATTGTTGGATATGCCGAGCAAATCGTAGAGTACTATAAGCTTCATGATTTGCGTGCGCATGTTTGGATTGCTCACCAACGTTATCCAACTAGAGGTCGCGTGTGGCACCCAGGCGGGGCACACCCGTTCTGCGGAATGCACGAGGCGCTTGTGCACAATGGCGATTTTGCAAATTATTACTCGGTTACCGAATACCTTGCCCAGCGAAATATACGGCCGCTGTTCCTGACCGACACCGAAGTTTCCATTCAAGTCTTCGACCTCTGGAGTAGGGTTTACAAGTATCCTCTGGAATACGTAATAGAAGGACTCGCGCCAACTGTGGAGCGGGACTTCGACATGCTTCCAAAGGAGAAACAAGAAGTCTATCGTGCCATCCAAGCAAGCCACATTCACGGCTCACCAGACGGTCCGTGGTTTTTCATAATTGCACGGAATGACGTTCAAAACGACGCATATCAGCTTCTTGGCATCACCGACACTGCAATGCTGCGGCCTCAGGTATTCGCACTGCAGGATGGTGAGGTGCAAATCGGCTTAATATGCTCAGAAAAGCAAGCAATTGACGCTACTCTTCGTAGCCTAGCATCGGAGGACAGCCGTTTTTGCTCCTTTGCTGACGATTATTGGAATGCACGCGGTGGAAGCTATACCGACGGCGGTGCGTTCATTTTCACGGTTAAAAGAAATGGTAACGGCGGCTCTTCCTTGACATGCACGGACAAGTTCGGCAGGCCGAGGACTGTTAAGCCGGGTATTAGGCCAAATTGCAAGTTGCACGTTTCGAATTGCAAGCCCGCTAAAGAATTGCCGGAGTTGTTGGCAGAAAAATCAGGAACAGCGCTTTACAAAGCAGGAATGGCCGCTGCTCCAGAAGTTGGCCTGGAGACCCTTAAGGGTATATGCTTTGGAATTTCATCTAGGACGCTCACGGATGACGAGCGCGAAGCGGCGATAAACGGCATCACCCTTCTTATTGATCGTCGCTACCCTACCGGCAACAACAAGCGCTCAACAATCCTCGAACTTTTGCATGAAACGCTAACGAGTGTGCTCGAGGGCGTTCCTTCGATAACAGAAAATGGAACTTCAAGGTATGCAAAGATAGGTTGGGAATCTCGCTTCGATTTGAGGGCGCCTGCTGGACCCGAAGAAGTTCTTGTCTTAAATGCCAAAGGTTTCCCACCAGAGGGCAACGAATGCGATGCCAGGCTGGTGGTGCAAGCATACGAGCTAGGTTGGAAGAGATTCATATGCCATGGTTATACTGGCCAAAGATTCCTAGGTTGCGGGCTTGGTCCCAACTCCCATGATGTGGTGATAGATGCATACGGGAGTACTGGCGACTATCTCGCCTCAGGACTCGACGGCGCCACTGTAATCGTCCATGGAAACGCCCAAGACCAAGTTGCTCAAATACTAAAAGAGGGGAAGCTGGTCATACATGGAGACGTTGGCCAGACGTTCATGTATGGTGCTAAGGGTGGAAAGGTTTTTGTAAAGGGAAATGCCGCAGGACGCCCTTTAATTAATGCGGTTGGCCGTCCAAAGGCTGTAATCAACGGGACATGCCTTGACTTTCTTGCAGAATCATTTATGGCGGGCGATCCACTCAAGGATGGCGGCTTTGTAATACTAAACGGAGTGCGGTTTGACGACGAAGGGCAAATTGTTGACCTCGATACCCCCTACCCCGGCTCGAATCTTTTCTCGCTGGCATCTGGCGGCGCTATTTATGTCCGAGACCCATATAGGCTTTTGGATGAAGAGCAGCTCAATGGCGGCGAGTTTCAAGACCTCACGGCGGCAGATTGGAAGCTTATTTTGCCGTATCTCGAAGAGAACGAACGACTCTTCGATATCCCAATCACACGCCTGCTAACCGTTGATGGAGAGTTGCGAGAACCGGAAGAGGTCTATCGGAAGGTTGCTCCTATGAAACAGAAGTCGGCTGGTAAATCAGCCAAAGAAGAGTTGTATGAGGACTTAGGTGAGTAG
- a CDS encoding 4Fe-4S dicluster domain-containing protein: MSSRIIENKVDIDYLQKLDPSGEFRLTACLQCARCSSGCTMREETDFLPHQLNRMAILGLEKELMGSKAIWMCVSCQTCFSRCPMQVNTPAMIDKLRGMALDAPGELKRVKIFNDVMLSSIKRFGRTYDFMLMAIYKLRSGDLFTDLTKLPAMLRKGKFNLFPPRTAGRKSVRGIFNRVFGRREQR; this comes from the coding sequence GTGAGTAGCAGAATCATAGAGAACAAGGTTGATATAGATTATTTGCAAAAGTTGGACCCAAGTGGGGAGTTTCGCCTAACAGCATGCCTTCAGTGCGCTCGATGTTCATCGGGATGTACCATGCGTGAAGAGACCGATTTCCTCCCGCATCAACTAAATCGCATGGCAATCTTGGGTCTTGAAAAAGAATTGATGGGCTCCAAGGCAATTTGGATGTGCGTTTCTTGCCAAACTTGTTTTTCTCGCTGCCCTATGCAAGTCAACACCCCAGCAATGATTGACAAACTTAGGGGAATGGCATTGGATGCACCTGGCGAACTCAAGCGAGTAAAGATATTCAATGACGTGATGCTATCGTCAATCAAGCGCTTTGGGCGAACCTACGATTTTATGCTCATGGCAATATATAAGTTGCGTTCGGGCGACCTGTTTACCGATTTGACGAAATTACCTGCAATGCTGAGAAAAGGAAAGTTTAATCTATTTCCTCCACGTACTGCAGGGCGAAAGTCAGTAAGAGGAATATTTAACCGAGTTTTTGGAAGGAGGGAGCAGAGGTGA
- a CDS encoding CoB--CoM heterodisulfide reductase iron-sulfur subunit B family protein: MKYSFFPGCSLESTARDFGMSVHAVAKALAIELEEIPDWTCCGSTPAHATDAVLAAALPARNLLAAEKAGRDVVVCCASCYGRLASANYELAKDEKLRSEVASIIGQEYSGGLKVRHLLEVLIKDVGTSEIRDLVVRPLKGLKVACYYGCLLTRPPELSIADEPEDPRLMEELLEAVGAETIEWPYKTECCGASFSITRVETVKRLCSEILKMADESGANCIAVACPLCQTNLDLRQLDIEEKFNLPVFYFTQLLGLALGLSNEKLGIGKLMTDPTKVLQFC; this comes from the coding sequence GTGAAATATTCCTTCTTTCCCGGATGCTCTCTGGAGTCAACAGCCCGCGATTTTGGCATGTCCGTGCATGCTGTGGCAAAAGCCCTCGCAATCGAGTTGGAGGAAATTCCTGATTGGACTTGCTGTGGCTCCACTCCAGCACATGCCACCGATGCTGTTCTTGCGGCGGCACTGCCGGCTCGAAACCTATTAGCGGCGGAGAAAGCAGGTCGTGATGTGGTTGTGTGCTGTGCTTCGTGCTATGGACGTCTGGCTTCGGCTAATTATGAGCTTGCAAAGGATGAGAAACTGCGTTCGGAAGTCGCTTCGATTATTGGCCAGGAATACTCCGGCGGGCTCAAGGTGCGCCATCTGTTGGAGGTTTTGATAAAAGATGTTGGCACTAGTGAAATACGCGACTTGGTTGTCCGACCTTTAAAGGGCCTTAAGGTAGCTTGCTATTACGGATGCCTTCTTACTCGCCCGCCAGAGTTGAGCATTGCCGACGAACCTGAAGACCCTCGTTTGATGGAGGAGCTTCTAGAGGCAGTGGGCGCCGAAACCATCGAATGGCCATATAAAACCGAATGCTGTGGAGCAAGCTTCTCAATTACAAGGGTGGAGACAGTCAAACGTTTGTGTAGTGAAATTCTCAAAATGGCTGATGAAAGCGGCGCAAATTGCATTGCGGTTGCTTGTCCCCTTTGCCAAACAAATCTCGACCTTCGACAGCTGGATATTGAGGAAAAGTTCAACCTCCCAGTTTTTTACTTTACCCAGCTGCTTGGGTTGGCGTTGGGGCTTTCAAATGAGAAATTGGGCATTGGTAAGTTAATGACTGATCCAACGAAAGTTTTGCAGTTTTGCTGA